A region from the bacterium genome encodes:
- a CDS encoding YjbQ family protein, translating to MALDTEVFRVRTGSDPAVVDIGYRLATFVQGRGDGLLSVFVPHSTAGLAIMEVGAGSDRDLLRYLRDGMSPDRYRWEHRHGAPGHGADHVIPAFISPSLVLPVRGGALTLGTWQTVVLVDTNVGNPVRDVRLSFLVA from the coding sequence ATGGCTCTCGATACCGAGGTCTTCCGGGTGAGGACCGGCTCCGATCCGGCCGTCGTCGACATCGGCTACCGGCTGGCCACGTTCGTGCAGGGCCGCGGCGATGGACTGCTGTCGGTGTTCGTACCCCATTCCACGGCCGGGCTGGCCATCATGGAGGTAGGCGCAGGGTCCGATAGGGACCTTCTCAGGTACCTGCGAGATGGTATGTCCCCGGACCGCTACCGCTGGGAACACCGGCACGGCGCTCCCGGTCATGGCGCCGATCACGTCATTCCCGCCTTCATATCGCCCAGCCTGGTGCTTCCCGTCCGGGGCGGTGCGCTGACCCTGGGCACATGGCAGACCGTCGTGCTGGTGGACACCAACGTGGGCAATCCGGTACGGGACGTGAGGCTTAGTTTCCTGGTCGCCTGA
- a CDS encoding WhiB family transcriptional regulator, with amino-acid sequence MTEPDWREIAACRDSEPSLFFPIGTTGLAIEQIQEAKGICSLCLVTDECLQYALQTNQEAGVWGGYAEDERRRLRKRWMAERRRAAS; translated from the coding sequence ATAACCGAGCCGGACTGGCGTGAGATAGCCGCATGCCGGGACTCCGAGCCGAGTCTTTTCTTCCCCATCGGCACGACGGGGTTGGCCATCGAGCAGATCCAGGAAGCCAAGGGCATCTGCTCGCTCTGCCTGGTGACGGATGAGTGCTTGCAGTACGCGCTCCAGACCAACCAGGAGGCTGGGGTCTGGGGAGGTTATGCGGAGGATGAGCGGCGCCGGCTCCGTAAGCGCTGGATGGCCGAGCGGCGCCGGGCGGCGAGCTGA
- a CDS encoding ribose-phosphate diphosphokinase: MELVTRKRFMLFTGSANPGLAEAVADELGVRLGKIQLSRFANTEVYTRPSESVRGYDCFVIQSHAPEINFHIMEQLILIDALKRASAHRITAVVPFFGYARADKKVRPREPISARLMSDLFLAAGADRIVSVDLHTGQIQGFFPKPFDHLTALPIVTDYLKERLDGPTTVVSPDAGGVKRAEKYARYLEAYVAFVHKRRELDVHNESQALTVVGAVRGRNAVIVDDMIDTGGTVENAARLLRERGARTVYVAATHPVLSPPALDRLKKAPIDEVVVTDTLPISKEARDFDKLTRLSVAPMLAEALQAIFMDSSVSALFLGDNN, from the coding sequence ATGGAGCTCGTAACCCGCAAACGCTTCATGCTGTTCACCGGATCGGCCAACCCCGGACTGGCCGAAGCGGTGGCCGACGAGCTGGGCGTGAGGCTCGGCAAGATCCAGCTGTCGCGCTTCGCCAACACGGAGGTGTACACCCGTCCTTCAGAGTCGGTCCGCGGGTATGACTGCTTCGTTATCCAGAGCCATGCCCCCGAGATCAACTTCCACATCATGGAGCAGTTGATCCTGATCGATGCCCTCAAGAGGGCATCAGCCCACCGTATCACCGCGGTGGTGCCGTTCTTCGGGTATGCCCGGGCCGACAAGAAGGTACGGCCGCGTGAACCCATCTCAGCCCGGCTGATGAGCGACCTCTTCCTGGCGGCCGGGGCGGACCGGATAGTGTCGGTGGACCTCCATACCGGCCAGATCCAGGGCTTCTTCCCCAAGCCGTTTGACCACCTGACCGCGCTGCCGATCGTGACCGACTATCTCAAGGAACGCCTGGATGGTCCTACCACCGTGGTCTCTCCCGACGCCGGTGGCGTGAAGCGGGCCGAGAAATACGCCCGTTACCTGGAGGCCTACGTGGCCTTCGTCCACAAGCGGCGCGAGCTTGATGTCCACAACGAGTCCCAGGCCCTGACCGTGGTGGGTGCGGTACGGGGGCGCAATGCGGTGATAGTGGACGACATGATCGATACTGGCGGCACCGTGGAGAATGCGGCCCGGTTACTACGCGAAAGAGGCGCCCGGACGGTGTACGTGGCGGCTACGCACCCCGTGTTGTCGCCCCCCGCCCTCGACCGGCTGAAGAAGGCTCCGATCGATGAGGTGGTGGTAACCGACACGCTACCGATCAGCAAGGAAGCTCGGGACTTCGACAAACTGACCCGGTTGTCGGTCGCTCCGATGCTGGCCGAGGCCTTGCAGGCGATCTTCATGGACAGCTCGGTGTCAGCCCTATTCCTCGGCGACAACAACTGA